In Mytilus trossulus isolate FHL-02 chromosome 10, PNRI_Mtr1.1.1.hap1, whole genome shotgun sequence, the DNA window actaaatattgaGTTTTTGTTTTCCAGAATCATATTTGATTGAGTagaatattattgttattatttgtgTCTTATTTCTTCTATCGTTGTAAATATGATAGTTATAATTTACctggtattgaaaaaaaacacagaaaaagtCACTAgtatcataaatatttatattgaacTATTGAAACGACACTTCATTCGCCTATGTAATACAGCATGTGTGAAAAGTGATGACCAGCCATGCTTTGTGTTGCAGAGGCCCCATGGATCAGATACACGGTGTCACCTTCTTTTAGTTCCAAGACGGCATTTGCAGTTGCAGTGGCACCGTGAATTTTTGCCGCAtgtaaagatattaaaaattttccattttttgccACACCCATATTCAAATCGGATCCACCGTTTGACATTATTGTAAAGGAAAACTGATAGAGGCCGGACTTTGGAGCAGTGAACTTTCCTGTTTTAGAATCGTAACCATTTCCACGATTCAAAATAACGTTATCGAACGTCGGAATGAACTTTCCACTCACCGTTACGGGGTGAGTATTTAGGGTTGCTGTAAAGGCGGGTCTATAACTGTTTCCTCCTGTTATGTGAACGATGTAttgaataattgaataaaatataaaaatggtaaACACGATTTCTTCAAATTGTACAACTGGTTTTGTTGTTAATTACTTTAAATTGTACCATAGTAGATAACTGAATTTATTAAACGTAGTTTAAATttacgcatcaatgtaaatattacGGAATTTGATTAGACTGTCACCAAAgcgagagggttagcgctataaaaccaggtttaatccaccattttctacgtttaaaaatgcctgttccaagtctgGAACATGACAATTCTTGTCCCTTAGTtattgatgcgttttgttatttgattttgccatgtgattatggactcttcgaattgatttttctctaagttcagtatttttgtgattttactttttagataaaaagcaaaatataaaaatgaagttttgtgacaaaaaaaatcttcttaatTAGTTTATGATTTCAACCTTTTTAtcactaaacagaaaacaacttTTTGTCGGTACTAGCTTTCTATATTGATTGCAGGTAACATGATTGTACCAAATTCTCCCAActtaattttttaatcattaccAGAATTGGGTGATCCTGACTTTACGGCAACAATCATATCCAATAGGTTGTCTAATATCttgttttctaaaaacaatTGATCATCAGTTCACTGtagaattatatttataaacaacaaaaataccctttcaatatttatacattattacATACACATATTTCTGAAGAccataatattatacaaatagtttCTGAAAATCATGTTCCTTTTTTTCGTCGAAACTCAATAAGAAGTTGACTATTGTTTATACACACGCCCTGATAGTTTTTAgatagttttaaaatgttaaatggtCTTGGTtgtttaaggtttatgtacccttctttagccatttttgtacgaattttcaaacctcaattgtatcaaaactatagatataatgaataatagagatcggccattttgtacatattccaaggggaaatttgatgcaaagcattattttttactgttccattgcacttattaaaaaaagaggactgtgtggcaaataaatcaagatttttatagaaaatccacagcctttatccttgtactctcatatttggcaatttgatgactgatagatataggattattgcatgcagtgctagcattgattttcttaaaacaagtttataaatgtagttattggttaagaCAAGTATAAATATAGCcgaaatcaagtacaccttttagggtgcgctcgactttagtgactcagcacgaggtgttttggaatttacaggttacttggaactttttgtaaaatataaacactggcacatcatagaaaatcaagtgagtaattcatgttccaaattttataacaaaaatctctgtattaaaggctgtggaatttctataaaatcttgatttatttgccactaagtcctctttttttttatcaaatgcaatgaaacattaaacaataatgcttcgcatcaagtttccccttggaacatgtactaaatggcctatctctattatttattatatttttagatttgatacaattgaggtttgaaaaatgcgtacaaaaatggctacagaagggtacataaaccttaaattAATTGCACATGTTGTTTACGGAATGGCGTTTAATTCAGCAAATGCGTTGACATAAAATGAAAAGAAGAACATAATTAGAATTATTTTATTCCAAGCCAATGgcttaagttaaaaaaaaaagattagtTTTTATATCTTTCAAATCTAAGTTTACTTCGTATAATTCTTACCAAGTCGCAGACATGAACCTCCTGCTTTCACCTCGGAATACATCACACATGTGGCCACCAGGATTAAATGCAACAGACAGTGCATAGACATTGTATTGTTGAAACCCCTTCAGACTTGTGTAATGATCATGGTCCTATTTCgcactttatttttattaattaataaattgCATGATAGCATTGTGAATGTTTGCCAAGTAAAACAGAAGGTGATATTtgattacatgtaataaatactTTGGAAAATGGTTAACACATGCAATCGTACATGTATCTGACCGTTATACAAGTTTGAAATATGTTACTGCCAAACGTCAACCTCATTATTCGTATGAtgtttttcagtttaaaaatatttatttatagtggattgggaaacaagttttgcaacttatattaatccctttccactttgcgggtatGATGTGTATGACAAATGTTTTTTCCTTGAGGTTTTGAAGAGGATACCATAATAGGATGATGTGGAAGAAATGCCTATGAGACATTATCCCTGGCTTTGTAAATTTCTAGGATTTCGATTGGTTAACACACGTCGTTACGAAAACCATATTCCTGGACGTTGCTATCCATTTACCCGTGAGATGTGTATTCACTGACGTTGTCTATGTTGAAAACTGCAAAACGATTTGATTCTCACACAGATAATAAAAGTATGGACAAAAGATCTGAAAACATTGCATCATCAACAGAAAAAGCAAACAAAGGGGCTGGTAGTTTACTACGGGAATACACACTTTGACCAGTATAGTCCTGGTCGGCTAAATGACACTGACGTTCGGATTATTTGCCATTATGAAACCTTTTAAGAATTAAATCAAGTATTTAAAACCGCCCTTACAGAATTAAAAGTCATCGGAAAAGGAGCCACACTGCACTTTCCAATAATATCAGAAATAAACAGGACAAAATTGTACTCTAAACTTTTATGCAACCATGCTTCCCTACTGGTTTCGTAAATAAGGTACAATTTGACATAATAATGTATTTCTTTAGACGAGGGGCTGGAAAAAGGGATAATCTGACAAAAGACACTTTTATCGTAAAAACAGatccaaaaatcaaaaacaaagtaCGCGACAAAAGAAATGGACGAACTTACCAAGAATCACCAGTTCAATGACAAGGGGTATGTCCCTGCAATTATACCAGAGCAACATGCTAATCTGTATTGTCCAGTGGCAGCTTTTTagaaatacatttcaaaattgcaTCATATATGCAACAGGTTATGGCAAAGATTACTGGGATCCTTTTATGAAGATTCTGCTTTTTAGTACTGTAATTCTCCAGTTGGTCGTGATACTTTGGTTCAATTTATTAATAAGTTAAGTAAACTTTGTTTATTATCACAAGTTTACACAAACCATTCAATCCGAGCGACCGGTGCAACTATTCTAATAGAAATGCATTGAATGGGAGAGATTCTGATGCAAACGCCTTACCTGCCCAACATTATTAACTAACATTACTGCACCTTCGCCTGTTCAACCGTTGACACTTCCAACTCCAGCTAGATAGTCAACAATGGCGTCCACCTCACAAGTAACGCAAAAGACAGAGTCTATAAATCAACTCCCTGGAATAAACTTTAATGAGTTGTTCAGCAACTATGAGACCGTTCCATAAATGCAAGTATTTCATGGTTGTTACATTGGATCCATCACCATAAATAtgaacaacaaataaataatggAGAACAACACGTTTAGTAAtttcatgcgtccgaagcgctttgcTTGATTTAATTCTGAAATAACTTTCACGTCCGTATGTAAAAGATATTGAATTGATACACTTTTTTTCGGTCATTCAGAACAATAACAGTCgattttctgtgtgtgttacattttagtgttgtgtcgttgttctcttcttatatttaatgcgtttccctcggttatagtttgttaccctgattttgttttttgtccatggatttatgactttgaacagcggtatactactattgcctttatttccTAAATTTCGTGTTGTttcagtgaaaaaaaaattgaatatcttTAATTAGATGTGTAATCCAATAACGATTTTCCCTATTATTCCGATAATTAACATTGATTTTAGCAAATGCATCACTTGGCCACCACGCCGTCAATGAAAGGCACTATTGACCTAGATATGCAAATGACCCACGTTGGCGTCACGCTCAAGACGTTAACCGCTAAATATGAGTTTATTCAGTTTCTCTGTCTCTGGATTTAAAACGTTTTATATTTGCTACCTGAAAGGTAGTACCCTACACCCCGTAAGACttatgtgaaatttaaaaatttcaacattttttttttattgaaatttaaaaaatgttgttttcacaTTACTCTTGTACccaaatttcctttaaaatcgTCCGATTCGGACTAAGACCGTGAATAAATTCGTAAGGAAAGTTAgccattaaaatcaaaattacatgtaaggttataaaaattaaatctataaaGTATGAAACGTACAACAAGAAAACGGCGAAAATGCGTGTAACTTGAATTGTAACCTTAAATAAGCATAAAATAAAGATGTTAACttccaattttaaaaaatttcaacatttgtgtTTAGGTGATGGTGAAGTGTTTGAAGTTCTAAATTGACTGAGCTTGATACTAACAATTTTCTCTGTCTCTAATAAACTTTCCCTTTAGTTACCGaggataatattttgtataaatttaccAACTTATTGattaatgttaaaaattgatttaaagagcaataactcattaagtggtcaactgaccattttggtcatgttgacttatttgttgatattactttgctgaatattatgtatgtttacagttcatctctatttatgataatattcaagCTTATAACCGAAAACgggaaaatttcaaattaattaccaatttaggggaaGCAGCCTAACAAatggttgtccgattcatcttttatatttcaGGGCAGAAAAATtatgacctgataaacatttttacttcatgtcatatttgctctaaatgctttggttcagagttttaagccaaaatctacatattacccttatgttctttttttagccatggacgCAATTGTGGTTGGTTGGTTGGGTAACcgcaaacattttttaaactagataccctaataatgattgtggataatataagtttggttaaattttaatagtaaaagataacaaaaattaaaaaaaaaatgttgaaaaatgacCGATCAACCGGTTGTCCATTTTTTTAGCAAAagtttcagggcagatatatcttgacttgatgaacaattttacgcccatgtcagatttactctaaattctttagtttcagagttataagacAGAATCCCTATTTTACCCCTACTTCACGCCAAGTGATGCGAAAAGCTCATTATGAGCTATAATGTGTAATTTGCCAGAGAAGCAGTAATACAGCAGTATGTTTTACTGATAACAGGAAATCGCAGTTTTTTGCTGTAGATGGTAGGCGTTAAGATTGTATTTTACATGAAACTGATGAGTGAATATGATTCATTTAAGGaatgattgtaatatttttttccatctaTGCAgaataaccaaaaaaatatgttggaTACTAAATAACGCGCGTAGTGTGAAATCCAGGACAGTCAAGTCAAAAGTATCTGAACTCCATCTATCATGTCTAATAGTACATTTTGCAACAAGAAGAGCTGCAAACAAGacaaaaacttttgaaattttaatcagATGCAAACCAAAACGGTGATTCAAGCTTGCTACAAAAACTAATTAAGACAATGTTAAAGAACAAGCTTGTTACCATAACGAGTGCATaactaaatttataaacatgtataaataaaaggCAACAAAGTAGTTAGAAAACTTGTTATGTAAAGCAAAGCTCTAAGGTATGTGACATGTATGATTATTTGAAACATCTACGTCCCACCAATTTAGGGCTTACTGGCAgtcaaaacaaatgaaaacgttgataaacaatttaccaGTCACGCATTGTGTTGCAATCCATGATAAATGTACAGAACATTGTGAAACCCAGTCTTCGTATTTCCAAAACAAGAAGTTTCTATATATGTGACAGTTTTACATAGACACGCGATTTTGGACTATGACGGAATATATAGTAATGAAAATGACCCACACATTTTAACAGAACATCAATTGACAGAATATTTTCTTGTGATCAGTCCGGACCAGAAGCATGATCATCATTGTACACAGGAGGTTCAGAAGTTAATTCGTGATTACTTAATATCGACATCATGCATGCGTTTACCGACGGGTGAAGTTCCCAGTACAAAAGTCGTCACTGCATAGGAGATTTTACGGAATAACCTTTTCCGCGCTTGAGCAATGAACTGGTCGTCAAAATCCGCCATATTTGTTGTAGTTGTCATGGGCGGGAAAGCATAAACAatgcaaagaaaagaaaagttatCCCCGTATTCCTACGGGTTACCGGACAAGGACATGATACGAGTAGAAATTGACATACAACAAAGGACTCGATAAGCTCCCGATCTTTATGATATCACCAAATCTGAATTGGCGAACAGTTGTTTTATTAACTGATTACAGTAAATCGCGTTTTTTTGCTATATATGGTTGGCGTTCAGAGGATATTAACATGTAACTGATGAGTGAATATGATTCCTTCAATGATATACCGAACCGAAGGAAAGTTTAGAAATGGTGTACCATAATAGCtactacaaatatatattatacaagAGAACATAACATTGCGATATTTACTAAGAGACAATATGTTGAATTGGCGGAATGTGCAGTCCAGGACAGTCACGTCATAAATATCTTTACTCGATTTACCATGATTAATTGTATGTTTTGCAACAACAAGAGCTACAAGCAAGTCAAAAAACGTTTTTATCAGATGCAAACCATAACGGTGATTCAAACTTGttacaaaaattaattaagaCAAATTGAAAGCTTTTTACCATAACAAGTGCATGAcaaactattatattatttaaaacaagatattAGGGTCATTGGTAACTTcagaatataaatctatatatacaGCTTTATTCCAATCTGGTTTCAATATAAATGctgatttatttaattaagtAACAAAAGCATTGAGAAgtttctttcataaaaaaatgccttCAAGAAAACTGCACCGATATCATATTGATAATATTGTCATTCAATCGCAACAAGGCCAATGTTCATCCTCATTGTTATGAGTAGTAATGTTACACTAAAGGTTTGCAATCAAAGCAGCCAGTAATTTCAAATCAAGAGCTAAAAtggacaaaagaaaaacaaacgagTCGTATGTTAAACCCAAAGAAACCAAAATGGTAACTCAAATATTCGGTCTAAAAAAGATTTAAGTCAACACTTGTAGGAAAAACTGATCAGACCGATACAAAAACGGTGATGATTGCAATATTGAATACTT includes these proteins:
- the LOC134686184 gene encoding heavy metal-binding protein HIP-like gives rise to the protein MSMHCLLHLILVATCVMYSEVKAGGSCLRLENKILDNLLDMIVAVKSGSPNSGGNSYRPAFTATLNTHPVTVSGKFIPTFDNVILNRGNGYDSKTGKFTAPKSGLYQFSFTIMSNGGSDLNMGVAKNGKFLISLHAAKIHGATATANAVLELKEGDTVYLIHGASATQSMAGHHFSHMLYYIGE